A single window of Debaryomyces hansenii CBS767 chromosome F complete sequence DNA harbors:
- a CDS encoding DEHA2F10780p (similar to CA2839|IPF8336 Candida albicans IPF8336 unknown function) — protein MSSTGRYQGPIPTKVSNLNSQYGCACVTKVAPLEELVDDCFKHSIDQLNDPHKVYVVKSFARYIVEAHCHENLSFLIEIFKYEYYFDKIINRKENSKTGMREKENCYLNSSLGRSIGDLPYPTKRIEPMFVRKKSSAGVSVRSEDHEPMSVFVSTIDDLDEAPEGNEMYNVWDNLMEKNVGDSDTENDSDDEVEEQKSVDQGDAQSEEDLIADQWDLVMGRYVHHNSPEQINLSNLSYKKIVEEDRIPNIFHSPQVLLPAKNEVLRLLEENVYHSFVNSYKEKDSTTASPLIQPRRAQESPSSLSIDDCDKSRSITKSESNNVSPILTPTNSNVPKLFHKMNKSRLLHLSSSTNNLPVDSGSNSSSSSASSLSNILDHLRLNTNHVSSPLNASPIQTPNHSQPHSLSTSPLYLKEDKLSKFGKIWRSKKST, from the coding sequence ATGTCATCAACCGGGAGGTATCAAGGACCGATACCGACCAAAGTTTCCAACTTAAATAGTCAATATGGTTGTGCATGTGTTACTAAGGTAGCACCATTGGAAGAGTTGGTAGATGATTGCTTCAAACACTCCATAGACCAGCTCAACGATCCACACAAGGTATATGTGGTGAAACTGTTTGCCAGATATATTGTGGAAGCACATTGCCATGAAAATCTTTCGTTTTtgattgaaatattcaagtaCGAATACTATTTCGATAAGATAATAAACAGGAAAGAGAATTCTAAGACAGGGATGAGAGAGAAAGAAAACTGTTACTTGAATCTGTCTTTGGGACGGTCTATTGGAGACCTTCCATACCCCACAAAGAGAATAGAGCCGATGTTTGTACGAAAAAAGAGTTCTGCTGGAGTATCAGTGCGATCAGAGGACCACGAGCCGATGTCAGTGTTTGTATCCACTATAgatgatttggatgaaGCACCAGAAGGAAATGAAATGTATAATGTGTGGGATAACTTGATGGAGAAAAACGTTGGAGACTCCGACACCGAAAACGATTCGGACGACGAAGTCGAAGAACAGAAGAGTGTAGACCAAGGCGACGCGCAATCGGAAGAGGACTTAATTGCAGACCAATGGGATTTGGTCATGGGTAGATATGTGCATCATAACTCGCCCGAACAGATTAATCTCTCTAATTTGTCGTACAAAAAAATCGTGGAGGAGGATAGAATTCCCAATATTTTCCACAGTCCACAGGTTTTGCTTCCGGCAAAGAATGAGGTCTTACGTTTACTTGAGGAAAATGTATATCATCTGTTTGTTAATTCCTACAAGGAAAAAGATTCTACAACAGCCTCACCGCTCATCCAGCCTAGAAGGGCTCAGGAAAGCCCATCTTCGTTATCAATAGATGATTGTGATAAAAGTCGTCTGATAACAAAGTCTGAATCTAATAACGTCTCCCCAATATTAACTCCTACTAACTCGAATGTTCCAAAACTTTTCCATAAAATGAACAAATCGAGATTATTGCATTTATCGTCATCTACAAACAATTTACCCGTTGATTCAGGATCAAATTCCTCGTCATCTTCTGCatcttctctttcaaatatattggaCCATTTGAGATTGAACACGAATCATGTCAGTTCACCTTTGAACGCTTCACCAATTCAGACTCCAAACCATAGTCAGCCGCATTCACTTTCTACGAGTccattatatttgaaagaggataaattatccaaatttgGTAAAATTTGGAGGTCAAAAAAGAGTACCTAA
- a CDS encoding DEHA2F10802p (no similarity) — protein MVSSSVTFSDMYFTIRVHAQVAGVGFSGFGCEHTILRSYRIS, from the coding sequence ATGGTATCGTCTTCAGTGACATTCAGCGACATGTACTTCACCATCCGTGTTCATGCTCAAGTTGCTGGTGTAGGTTTTAGTGGATTTGGGTGTGAGCATACTATTCTCCGTAGCTACCGCATATCGTAG
- a CDS encoding DEHA2F10824p (some similarities with CA0501|IPF16501 Candida albicans IPF16501 unknown function) → MLSRYFIKPSVPLRYQSCCIRSFACSFATSTTFERAIEYEIDLISLKKTTGGKRDPSCAKFKFNPFNLTRLESKLINPDIVTRCVNDVRKDPLDYKNYPSNDSKGHLEFIERYNVELRKFLQFVQQTCEREIKTFDQLTSQEIFSSLNVFRGHCQKGKIEGVNKYNYTSYSYMFERLSKYLRYDSSFPTFLQSNLFNDFENNKIIMDLYKFGIGNFMNELESLSKEFSLEKMTKAEISSAIESTIKQYDDFIQLSEASNDYSETFFKGCIQIQRYRHLKSILDSLPIESSHLLYVLNNENSKLIIGKIKDLSGEKESFKKIIKRHQAELNFIRFLSKGSFESFARLASFLYKLSISTDDELTQTISLTLLEKLTPFFTNGTLQDSDLRIIELEGIPPATISSGLRENYEFSVLAKIELFNFVDELKLLRAFSYKKFGDLVVADTFEELDKLIGTFKGSSVILDNLQVLELELCTLSRYITWDLSVLDKLVDNPSWVSYLTEVYEAEFENSGIQFDFTKRVPTVPQYTQIPDDLFLHEFVNELKTLRTDLLGGFNFKLFSPSGVLSILEHAIEEAQTGYILSPSLTSDTVDDFIKLNSKLWKLFQINGGNTGILDTLIHSQSIFESVAKKSKSVQRKEDYTQIPEDIELHKYCKELDILRYELGCPYKDCTVSQIKSFLNDKIDGVLNNSKIQSSISKENIENFIELEERLNKLFRISNYPAILDTLLHSQSVFEGFEKKKKQPNIYTQIPDDLDLHKFSNELEIFREDELKGSYSEYSADQIESLMNKRMAEINNGTENFNVTSRMNKANLHEFMRLGRRLARLFDINGGNTEILDTLIQSQSIFDKFEKSKTTSNKFTSPYKQIPDTFILEEYMLELIQLRTELGGSDFKSFDCKIILETLKKMLTNKKKFNLDKRITYSKLYRNISYLFKHNGNRSFILDNVLVSGEVFAKFEADKAFNKSQNPENLIISQITKFVNEFDVSLNQLFNQLRLNGASDFIGIDESGFDKYISEFLLSNKDNYQYSVYLDMIDKIKFFNSKINNYPFFLYNLVQKRNAGEIINDRLVKSVHEESERVMHNEVNLNESKRKISVPISEAANRFDIHDFTEENTKPRQEYTNSASLLASLSKQKSAANLESNGMPKAKNSTDDLLESELEIKDAVAFALNNNQNENRDENAQLQDLTTEKVRETFKHYRPPSPSPIPTSQIDKSSIESFLNNAKKEKDLAKERKFRESKAYEWSKSMYNTRRSLESHNFFDPIVPISKMSKESKELFFPILNNGEAEYLLLTIGGQTISSKENPLGKNSSPQNMFTILNKFSEEDLGRFIKNVNKLQKNNWRLIGGGSGSENEKMLVLTRNKTAKKDVYLARIKTIFATTGAVFLVLVSLNLWLDDGSANPIDVSTPMESHTPNNDVAKETDNKLDIRNTSQEDPSTWKKLLWCIK, encoded by the coding sequence ATGTTACTGAGATACTTTATCAAGCCGCTGGTTCCTTTGAGATACCAATCGTGTTGCATCAGGTCTTTTGCATGTTCTTTTGCTACATCTACTACCTTTGAGCGGGCAATTGAATATGAGATTGATCTCATATCGCTCAAGAAGACCACAGGGGGTAAGCGGGATCCATCGTGTGCcaaattcaagttcaaTCCGTTTAATTTGACGAGGTTAGAATCGAAATTGATCAACCCCGATATTGTCACTAGATGTGTCAACGATGTCAGGAAGGATCCGCTTGATTATAAGAACTACCCCAGTAATGACAGCAAAGGACATTTGGAATTTATTGAGAGGTATAATGTGGAACTTCGGAAGTTCTTGCAGTTCGTGCAACAGACTTGCGAACGGGAGATAAAAACATTCGACCAGCTCACGTCGCAAGAAATATTCAGTAGCTTGAACGTTTTCAGGGGTCACTGTCAGAAAGGGAAAATCGAAGGCGTCAATAAGTATAACTATACATCGTATAGTTATATGTTTGAGAGACTTTCCAAGTATCTCCGATATGACTCGAGCTTTCCAACATTTTTACAAAgcaatttattcaatgattttgaaaataataagatCATTATGGACTTGTATAAATTTGGCATCGGAAATTTCATGAACGAATTGGAATCACTCTCGAAGGAGTTCTCGTTGGAGAAAATGACTAAAGCTGAGATTTCAAGTGCTATCGAATCGACGATAAAACAGTATGACGATTTTATACAATTAAGTGAGGCAAGTAATGATTATTCCGAAACTTTTTTTAAAGGTTGCATTCAGATTCAGAGATATAGACATTTAAAATCCATTCTAGATTCGCTTCCTATTGAATCGTCTCATTTGTTATATGTCCTTAATAACGAGAATTCGAAGCTTATTATTGGCAAAATAAAGGATCTTTCAGgagaaaaagaaagttttaaaaaaattattaaaagacACCAAGCAGAACTAAACTTCATTAGGTTTTTATCTAAAGGGTCATTTGAAAGTTTTGCCAGGTTGGcatcatttttatataagCTTTCAATCTCTacagatgatgaattaactCAAACTATCTCATTGACACTTTTAGAAAAGCTTACTCCATTCTTTACTAATGGAACATTACAAGATTCGGACTTGAGAATTATCGAGTTAGAGGGGATTCCTCCAGCTACTATTTCTAGCGGTTTGAGAGAAAATTATGAATTTTCTGTTTTAGCAAAGATCGAACTATTTAACTTTGTTGATGAACTAAAACTATTGAGAGCATTTAGTTATAAGAAGTTTGGAGATCTAGTTGTTGCAGACACATTTGAggaattagataaattaataGGCACTTTTAAAGGCAGTAGTGTAATCCTAGACAACTTACAAGTGCTAGAGTTAGAGTTATGTACCTTATCAAGATATATAACGTGGGATCTCTCAGTCTTAGATAAATTGGTAGATAATCCTTCTTGGGTTTCATACTTGACAGAAGTTTATGAAGCTGAGTTCGAAAATTCTGGCATACAGTTTGATTTTACAAAAAGAGTTCCTACAGTACCACAGTATACCCAAATTCCAGATGACCTATTTTTGCATGAATTcgttaatgaattaaagaCTTTAAGAACAGATTTACTAGGTGGATTTAACTTTAAACTTTTTTCTCCTTCTGGGGTTCTTAGTATTTTGGAGCATGCAATCGAAGAAGCCCAGACTGGATATATCTTGAGTCCTAGTTTAACTAGTGATACagttgatgatttcattaaaCTCAATAGTAAATTAtggaaattatttcaaattaatgGAGGTAATACAGGAATCTTAGACACCCTAATTCATTCGCAATCTATTTTTGAATCGGTTGCTAAAAAGTCTAAATCTGTACAAAGAAAGGAAGATTATACTCAAATTCCCGAGGATATTGAATTGCACAAGTATTGCAAGGAATTAGATATTCTTAGATATGAGTTGGGTTGTCCTTATAAAGATTGTACTGTTAGCCAAATAAAGAGTTTCTTGAATGACAAGATTGATGGTGTACTTAACAACAGTAAGATACAATCTTCTATCTCCAAGGAAaacattgaaaattttatagagctagaagaaagattgaacAAATTGTTCAGGATTAGCAACTACCCTGCTATATTAGATACCTTACTTCATAGCCAATCTGTTTTCGAAGgatttgaaaagaagaagaaacaacCAAATATCTATACCCAGATTCCTGATGATCTTGATTTGCATAAGTTCTCAAATGAATTGGAGATATTTAGAGAGGATGAGTTGAAAGGCTCGTACAGTGAATATTCTGCAGATCAAATTGAATCTCTTATGAACAAAAGAATGGcagaaattaataatggaacagaaaatttcaatgttaCTTCTCGTATGAATAAGGCTAATTTACATGAATTTATGAGGCTAGGTAGGAGACTTGCTAggttatttgatattaacGGCGGTAATACTGAAATTTTGGATACATTGATTCAAAGCCAatctatatttgataaatttgaaaaatccAAAACCacatcaaataaatttactAGTCCATATAAACAGATTCCAGATACTTTCATTTTGGAAGAGTATATGCttgaattgattcaattgaGGACTGAATTAGGAGGAAGTGATTTTAAGTCGtttgattgcaaaataattcttgagACATTAAAAAAGATGTTAactaataagaaaaagttTAACTTGGATAAGAGAATAAcatattccaaattataCCGTAATATATCTTATCTATTCAAACATAATGGAAATAGATCTTTTATATTGGACAATGTGTTAGTTAGTGGGGAAGTTTTTGCTAAATTTGAAGCGGATAAGGCATTTAACAAGTCTCAAAATCCTGAAAATTTGATCATTTCGCAAATCACAAAGTTCGTAAATGAGTTCGATGTTTCACTTAACCAACTTTTTAATCAACTTCGATTGAATGGTGCCTCAGATTTTATTGGAATAGATGAGCTGGGATTCGATAAGTATATATCAGAGTTTTTACTATCAAACAAGGACAACTATCAATATTCAGTTTATCTTGATAtgattgataaaattaagTTTTTCAATCTGAAGATTAATAACTATCCATTCTTCTTGTATAATTTAGTTCAAAAAAGGAATGCTGgtgaaattattaatgacAGGTTGGTCAAATCTGTTCATGAAGAAAGTGAACGGGTGATGCATAATGAAGTCAATTTAAATGAaagcaaaagaaaaatatcaGTCCCAATATCTGAAGCTGCTAACAGGTTTGATATTCATGACTTTACTGAAGAAAATACGAAACCGAGACAAGAATATACAAATTCAGCGTCATTATTAGCTTCATTATCCAAACAGAAAAGTGCAGCCAATCTTGAATCTAATGGAATGCCAAAGGCTAAGAATTCAACTGATGATTTACTTGAATcagaattagaaataaaagATGCAGTCGCTTTTGCGTTAAACAACaatcaaaatgaaaatcGTGATGAAAATGCTCAGTTACAAGATTTGACTACTGAAAAGGTTAGGGAAACGTTCAAGCACTATAGGCCACCATCACCTTCACCAATTCCAACTTCACAAATTGACAAATCATCGATTGAGagttttttgaataatgctAAAAAGGAAAAGGATTTAGCAAAAGAGAGAAAGTTCAGAGAATCTAAGGCCTATGAATGGAGCAAGAGCATGTATAATACACGCAGGTCATTGGAATCGCATAACTTCTTTGATCCTATAGTTCCTATCAGCAAGATGTCTAAAGAATCAAAGGAATTATTTTTCCCTATTCTAAATAATGGTGAGGCCGAATACTTGTTATTGACTATTGGTGGTCAGACGATACTGTCTAAAGAAAATCCATTAGGTAAAAACAGCTCTCCACAAAACATGTTCACCATTTTAAATAAGTTTTCCGAGGAAGATTTAGGAAGGTTTATTAAGAAtgttaataaattacaaaagAACAATTGGAGATTGATCGGTGGTGGCAGCGGTAGCgagaatgaaaaaatgTTGGTTTTGACTAGAAACAAGACTGCGAAAAAGGATGTATATTTAGCGAGAATTAAAACTATATTTGCTACTACTGGAGCAGTATTCCTAGTCTTGGTGTCACTTAACTTATGGCTCGATGATGGAAGCGCTAATCCGATCGATGTCTCGACACCTATGGAAAGTCACACACCTAATAATGACGTAGCTAAGGAAACAGACAACAAGCTTGATATTAGAAATACGTCCCAGGAAGACCCCTCGACCTGGAAAAAGTTGCTTTGGTGTATTAAGTAG